The Sphingopyxis sp. TUF1 genome segment ATTATCGTTTCTCGTTCCGCTTCGCGGGCGGCCTCTGACCCTGTCGACGTCCGATTGAAGGTTCAGGACGGCGATATAGGTCAGGCCTGATCTTTCAGCGCGATTTCGCGCAGCGGGTGACCGCCGTCGATAAACAGTCGGCCGCCCGGCCGCAGCGCTGCCCGCACCCGCGCCAGCGCGGGTTCGTATGCCGCGGGATGACGCCCATCGAGGGCACCGACACGCACTGCAAACGCCAGGTCATAATGCGGCTCACCCGGCAAAAGCTGAAAATCCTCCACCGCGACCGCCCGAAACGACAGGCGACCCGCAGCAATTTCCGGCACCGATCCGTTTTCCGCCTGCGCGATCGCTCTCGCCGAACGGTCAATCGCCAACACATGCCCGTTGCCGATCCGCGCGACCACCGCGCGCGCGGCGGCTCCAGGTCCGCAGCCAATTTCGATCACGCGCATACCAGGCGCAAGCGGCAAGGCGTCGACGATGGCGCGCAGACGGGGCGATAAAGCCACCGCCACCCGCGAGTCAGGCCACAGAAGCTGTGTGAATTTCGTCGATCGCACCGCCGAGCGAATCGTTGAATTCGTCGTCGCTCATCTGGTGGCGCAAATCTTCCAGCAGCGCACGGCTGAAGCTTGCGATGATGCCCGGGTTCTTGGCCAGTTCGGCGCACGCTTCGGGACGTGCAAAGCCGCCCGACAGTGCGACCACGCGCAGCACCTTGGGATGATCGACGAGCGGCTGGAACAGGCCAGCCTCGGTGGGAAGCGACAGTTTCAGCATCACCGGCGCACCGGTCCATGCGTCGAGCGCGGCGAGCAATTCTTTCAAAAGCAGGCGATCCGCCGCGTCGCGTTCGGCGCTCTTGATATTCACTTCGGGCTCGATGATCGGAACCAGGCCGTGCGCCGCGATGCGCGCGGCTTCGGCGAACTGCTGATCGACGATCGCCCTGATACCGACGGGATTGGCCAGGTTTACGACGCTGCGCATCTTGGTGCCGAACACGCCCTTGGCGACTGCGCGCGCGCACAGGTCGTCGAGACCCGGATTGGCCTTCATCAGCTGCACGCCATCAGCTTCGTCTTCCAGCCCCTTGTCAACCTTCAGGAACGGCACGACGCCGCGTTCCCATAACAGCGCTGGCACCGGCTTGCCGCCCGCCTCGCCATCCATCGTCCGCTCGAACAGGATCGCGCCAATCACCTTCTCGCCATTGAAACAGGGCGCGGTGACGATGCGGCTGCGCATATCGTGGATCAGCGCGAACATTTCCTCGTCGTTCGAGAAAGCGTCGGCTTCGATGCCATAACCCTTCAATGCCTTGGGCGTAGACCCGCCGCTCTGGTCGAGCGCGGCGATAAAGCCCTGCCCCGATTTGATCTGGTCCAGCATGGCGGCATTGGCGGTCGTCATAACGTCTCCGGTTGTTTGCATACGTATGTTGCGGCGCGCATAGCTGCCCTTCGGTTAGGATGCAATGCGCGGCCTTTTTGCGAGGCCTTCAGACGGGGCTTCGCGGTATGGCGAGCAGATTGATGGCAATCGAAATACGGTCGCGTTCACCCTGATGCGGGACGACGCCGTGGCTAAGCCACGAGGGGAACATGATAATCCGGCCACTGCGCACCTTCATCTTGAGCTGCGGTTCGTGGACGGATCCGTTGGCGCTCCGCAGGCGAAGGTTGGGCATAGTCATCAGCACCGTCGGCATGCGCGGATCTTCGATCACCAGTTCGCCACCGATCGCTCCGTCTCCCTGTTCCGACCCGTCATCGACATAATAAACCGCCGACCAATAGGCGCCTGGATGCGTGTGCATCTGGTTCGACGCGGCGGGCGGCGACACATTGACCCAGATATCGGTCGCCCATTGATGGCGCGGCGCGCCCGGAGAGACAATGTCCACGCAATGTGCGTCGGCGAGTGCGAAGATATGACGGAGTAGATATTGCACGGGCTCGCCGCCCCACTCCGCGACGTCATGTTCGGACTGCCAGCCGCCGATGTTCGAAATCGTCACCCCCGGTGATTGGGAGCGGCGCGCGAGGATGAGTGGCTTGAGTGCAGCGTTTACCATGGCGGCGTCCGGCAATTCATCGACCACGACGGGCGTGTCGAAGAGGCCTACCACCTGCGCGCTCATTGCAGCAGCGCCTCCACGCCCGGCAGCGGCTTGCCTTCCATCCATTCGAGGAACGCGCCGCCGGCGGTCGAGACAAAGGTGAAATCGGTCGCGACGCCGGCGTGATTGAGGGCCGCGACGGTATCGCCGCCGCCCGCGACCGACGTCAACGAGCCTTCGCGGGTCAGCGCCGCCGCGGTCTTGGCCAGCGCGACGGTCGCGGTGTCGAAGGGCGGCGTCTCGAATGCGCCGAGCGGACCGTTCCACACCAGCGTCCGGCAATTTTTGAGCACGTCCGCGAGTGCCTCCACCGCAGCGGGCCCGACGTCGAGGATCATCTCGTCGGCGGCAACCTCGTGGACATTGACCGTGCGCGTCGGCGCGTTCGGCGCAAACTCTTTTGCGACCACGACGTCATAGGGCAGATGGATCGTGCAGCCCGCGGCTTCGGCGGCGTCAAAGATTGCGTTGGCGGTGCCGACCAGCTCATGTTCGCACAGCGACTTGCCGACATTGACCCCGCGCGCCGCGAGAAAAGTGTTCGCCATGCCGCCGCCGATGATCAGATGATCCACCTTGCCGACGAGGTTCTTGAGCACGTCGATCTTGCTCGACACCTTGGCGCCGCCGACGACCGCGGCGACCGGCTGCACCGGATTGCCGAGCGCGGCGTCGAGCGCCTTCAGTTCGGCCTCCATCGCGCGGCCTGCATAGGCGGGAAGCCGCCGGGCGATGCCTTCGGTCGACCCATGCGCACGGTGCGCGGCTGAAAAAGCGTCATTGACGTACAGGTCGCCGATCTCGGCCAAGGCGTCGGCAAAAGCCGGATCATTTTTTTCTTCGCCGGGATAAAAGCGCGTGTTTTCGAGCACCGCGACATCGCCCGGCGCGAGCACCGCGGCGCCGGCCTTCGCGCCCTCGCCGACGGCTTCGGGAATGAACATCACCGAATGGCCCAGCACATCCTCGACCCCGGCCATAACAAGGCTCAGCGACTGGGTCGGATTCTTCGCCCCCTTCGGCCGTCCAAAATGCGCGAGAAGCAACACGATTGCGCCTTTGTCGGACAATTCGCGGATCGTCGGCATCGCCGCCTCGATCCGCGTCTTGTCGCCGACCGCGCCGTCGATCATCGGGACATTCAGGTCGACGCGCACGAGCACTTTCTTGCCGGTGATGTCGCCGATGTCGTCGAGGGTCTTGAACGCGGTCATCGCTGCTTCCTTCGGCTCAGAGGAACTTGGCCATCACGCCCGCGGTGTCGATCATGCGGTTCGAGAAGCCCCATTCATTGTCGTACCAGCTGAGCACGCGCACCAGCTTGCCGTCGATGACGGCGGTTTCGAGGCTGTCGATCGTCGAGCTGTGCGCGTCATGGTTGAAATCGATCGAGACCAGCGGCTCGTCGGTGAAACCGAGCACACCCTTGAGTTCGCCTTCGGCGGCTTCCTTCAGCAGCTTGTTGACCTCTTCCGCGGTCGTTTCGCGAAGCGGCATAAAGGTCAGGTCGACGACCGAGACATTGGGGGTCGGGACGCGGATCGACGAACCGTCGAGCTTGCCCTTGAGTTCGGGCAGGACGAGGCCAACGGCAACCGCCGCACCGGTGCTGGTCGGGATCATCGACATAGCGGCGGCGCGCGCGCGGCGCGGGTCCGAGTGGATCTGGTCGAGGATCTTCTGATCGTTGGTGTAGGCGTGGATCGTCGTCATCAGGCCGCGCTCGATGCCGATCTTCTCGTGCAGCACCTTGGCCATCGGCGCGAGGCAGTTGGTGGTGCACGATGCGTTCGACACGATCACATGCTCGGCGCCGATCTTGTCATGGTTGACACCATAGACGACGGTCAGGTCGACTTCCTTGGCAGGGGCCGAAATCAGGACGCGCTTGGCGCCGGCGTCGAGATGCGCCTGGCCGCCCTTGCGGTCGGTGAAAAAGCCCGTGCATTCCAGCGCGATGTCGATGCCGTTGGCGGCGTGGGGCAGCTTGGCGGGATCGCGTTCGGCGGTCACCTGGATGCGCTTGCCGTTGACGATCAGGTCGCTGCCGTCGACTTCGACACTGCCGTTGAAAGGGCCATGGACCGAATCGCGCTGGAACAGGCGGGCGTTCGCCTTGGCGTCGGCCAGATCGTTGATCGACACCAGTTCGAGGTCATGGTCGGTGCGTTCGAGGATGGCACGCGCCACATTGCGGCCGATGCGTCCGAAACCGTTGATTGCGACTTTCACTGCCATGTCGAACTGTCCTTTCTGCGAATGGTCGGCCGGTCTTTACTTGCTCAGCCGTGCCAATATCTGGGGGGTGATAGCATCGGCGGTAAGGCCGAAATGTTTGAATAGGTCTTCGATCGGTGCCGATGCGCCGAAACTGTCGATGCCGAAGCGCAGGCCGTTGCGGCCCGTGTAGCGTTCCCAGCCGAAAGTCGTGCCCGCCTCGATCGAAACGATCAGCGTGTCGGCGGGCAGGATATTTTCCTGATAGGCGGCGTCCTGTTCGTCGAACAATTCGGTCGACACCATCGAAACGACATCGGCGCCATGACCGGCCGCTTCGAGCTTGGCGGCGACGTCCATCGCCAGCGAAACTTCGGAACCCGTCGCAACCAGCACGACCTTGCGCGACGCCGACGCCCCGCGAAGGCGGTAACCGCCTTTGGAACAAAGATTTTCCGCGACGTCATGGCGCAGCGGCGGGAGGTTCTGCCGAGTCAGCGCGAGCAGCGACGGCCGATCGGTCTGCGCCAGCGCCAACGCCCAGCATTCGGCGGTTTCGACCGCATCGGCGGGGCGCATGACGAGCAGGTTGGGCATCGCACGCAGCGACTGGAGATGCTCGATCGGCTGGTGCGTCGGGCCGTCTTCACCCAGCCCAATACTGTCGTGCGTCATCACATAGACGACGCGCTGACGTTGCAGCGCCGACAGACGGATCGCGGCGCGACAATAATCGGCGAACACAAGGAAAGTGCCGCCATAGGGGACGATACCGCCGTGCAGCGCCATGCCATTCATCGCCGCGGCCATACCGAATTCGCGGATGCCGTAATAGATATAGCGTCCCGAATAGTCGCTTTTAGTCAGCGGCTTGGTCGATGATGTTTTGGTGTTGTTCGAACCCGTCAGATCGGCGCTGCCGCCCACCAGCGCCGCAATATCGGCGGTGAGCGCACCGAGCGTATTCTCCGACGCTTTGCGCGTCGCAACCTTCGGCGGTTCGGCGACAAGCCCGTCGAGATAGGCTTTGAAAGCATCGCCGGGAACGACCTTACCGCTCAAGCGATCTTGAAATTCCTTTTTCTTTGCGCTGCTTGCAAGGCGATAATTCCACTGGGCATGAAGCGTTTTGCCCTTTTCGCCAAAGGCCGCCCACGCCGATGCTATATCCGCGGGGATCACGAAGGGTTCGGCCGTCCAGCCGAGCTCGGTTCGCGCCGCCGCAATTTCGTCGGCGCCCAGCGGCGCGCCGTGCGTCGCCGACGTGCCCTGTTTGTTCGGTGCGCCGAAACCGATGATCGTCCGGCACGCGATCAGCGACGGGCGCGGATCGGCGAGCGCTGAGTCGATCGCGCGGCGAATGTCGGCGGGATCATGACCGTCGCAGCTTTCGACGTGCCAGCCCGTCGCGGCGTAGCGCGCAGCGATGTCCTCGCTCGTCGACAGGTCGGTCGATCCATCGATCGTGATCTTGTTGTCGTCCCACAACACGGTCAGGCGCCCGAGGCCAAGGTGACCGGCAAGCCCGATGGCTTCGTGGTTGATGCCTTCCATCAGGCAGCCGTCGCCCGCGATCACCCAGGTGCGGTGATCGACGAGGTCATCGCTATAGAGCGCGTTCAGATGCCGCTCGGCAATCGCCATGCCGACCGCGGTGGCCAGCCCCTGCCCCAGCGGGCCGGTGGTCGTTTCGACGCCCTCGAGCTCAAAGTTCTCTGGATGCCCGGCGCACGGACTATGCAGCTGACGGAAATTGCGGATGTCCTCGATCGTCGGCCGCGCATAGCCCGCAAGGTGCAGCGTCGCATAGGCGAGCATCGATCCATGCCCCGCCGACAGCACGAACCGGTCGCGGTCGGCCCATTTAGGGTCGCTCGGATCGAATTTCAGATAGTCCGAATAGAGTACGGTGGCGACGTCGGCCATGCCCATCGGCATTCCCGGGTGGCCGCTGTTGGCGGCCTGTACGGCGTCCATCGCAAGCGCGCGGATCGCGTTGGCGAGCTGACGTTCGGGCATTGTCATGAGTCCCCCGGGAAAGGATATATGGGTGGCCGGATTCGGTGGGACAGCCCTTTGCGGTGACGGGGCAAGGAGTCAACCGCCCGCGGCACAAATTCGCGTGCATTTCCGCGCGGCGAGGCGATTGCACCCCTCCCCCGGCGCTGCTAACCCTTGGGCATGGAACTCGATCTCGACGAATCCAACCTGGCCATCGGGCGTATCGAGCGTGCGCTGAGCCGCATCGAAAAGGCGCTGGCCGATCGCGCGAACCGCCCCGCGCCCGCCGTCGCCGCGCCCGCCACCGACCAGTCGGCGCTGAAGGCCGAGGTCGCGGCGGTCATCGGCGAACTCGACCGGTTGATTGCGGAGGCCGAACATGGCTGACGTCAAGCTGACGATCGCGGGCCGCCCCTATGACGTGCATTGCGCCGACGGCGAGGAACCGCAGCTGATCCACCTGGCATCGGTCGTCGATGAAAAGGTGCGGTCGATGCCCGGCGGGACCGAGGTTCGCCAACTGCTGTTCGCCGCGCTGATGCTCGCCGACGAGGCGCAGGAAGCGCGCGGCAAGGCTGAAAAGGCCGAGCCGCAGTCGGACTCGCTCCGCGCAGCGGTTGCGCTCGCCGAAAGCCGCGAAGCGGCGGCACGCGACGAACTCAAGGCCGCGATCGCACGCGAACAGGCGGCACTTAAGGAGCTTCAGTCCGCGCGCGACGCTGCGAGCACCGCCCCTGCGGCGGCCAACCCCTCGCACAGCCGTGCGCTGCTGCAAATCGCCGACCGGATCGAAACACTCGCGACGAAGGTCGAGCAACTCCCTTGAGCAAAGCCGCGCGCGCTCCTACATAGGGGGTGGCGGGCACTGCCCGGCACGAGCTTTTGCGAAAATCCCTGAGGCGATACATCATCCTAGGGAGCTGTCCCTGCCCGGACCTTGGTCCGACGTACATGGTTCCCACCTGACGTTACTGGCGTCAGAGGAGTTTCCAGCAAACGACCTCGGCGGTCCCGCCAACCGATTGAGCCAGTCCGGATCCCAGTTTTAAGGGAAAGGCGATGACCGACTTGTCCGCCGATCTGGCCCAGCAAAAGCAGAAACTGCGCGAACGGCTGCGCTTCCGGCGGCGGCATTTCGCCGCCAACCTCGACGGGATGGCACAGTTCGCCGCTTTTCGGGCGCTGCCCGCACCGCTGGTCGAGCGCCTGGCCGACCATGCCGTCGTTGGCGCCTATGTCGCGCTTGGCGACGAGCCCGATGTGCTGCCGATGTTCGCCGATCTGGCCGCGGCGGGCGCGCTGGCGTTGCCGCATCACGCGGGCCGCGTCGCCGAAATGGATTTTCGCCGCTGGCGACCGGGCGAATCGCTCGTGAAAGGACCATGGGGGACGCAGCAACCGGACGGCGCCGCTCCTCCGGCACAGCCGCATGTCATTTTCTGCCCGCTTGTGGTGTTTGACCGGCAGGGCGGCCGTCTCGGTCAGGGTGGCGGCCATTATGATCGCTATTTCGCCGCGCATCCCGCTGCCCTGCGAATCGGGATCGGCTGGTCGGTGCAGGAAATCGACGAGTGTCCGCGCGAATCGACCGACATCGCGCTCGACGCGATCCTCACCGAACAAGAATTGATCCTTTGCGGAGACCGCCTGTGAACGACCAGCCTTCCAATCCTCAGCCCAGCTGGCGCAAGCCCGCGGGGATGTTCCTGATCCTGGCGCTTATCGTCGGCTGGACCGCCATCATCGTCAGCCTGTCGCCGTGGGTCGGCGATTGGCCGGCGCTGGTGCAGGCGATCTTCTATCTCGTCGCAGGAATTATCTGGATTGCGCCGCTGAAGCCGCTGCTGCGCTGGATGGAACTGGGGACTTGGCGCCGCTAAGGAGCGGCGCCAATCCAGACTATTCCGATGAGGGAATGGTCCCAAGCTGCGGTGGCCATTCCGTCCCGAAAGACAGGAAATGGCGCGAGTGACGGGGCTCGAACCCGCGACCTCCGGCGTGACAGGCCGGCACTCTAACCAACTGAGCTACACCCGCGTGTGCTTGGGAGCCGCGCCAATATTGTGCGCGCTCCGGCCTGTCAACCGTCGCGTTCCTCCTGCGCACGATTTAATCGATCGCGCACCTCGTCGGTCGTCGTCAGCGTGCCGTGTTCGAACAGGAAACCGGCCAGATCGGGCGTTCCGGTCGAAGCAAGCACGGTCTGGAGGATCAGCAGCAAGGGCACCGCGAGCAGCGCGCCGGGCGTGCCCCACACCCATCCCCAAAAGCTTAAGGAGACGAGGATCAGCAACGGATTGATGGTCAGCCGCTTGCCGAGCACCAGCGGCGTGATCAGATTCGCCTCGACCAGATGTACGCCGGTAAAGATCAGCGCGGGGAGCAGCGCAAAGCCGACCGCGTCAAAGGTCATCAGGCCGCCAAGGCCCAGCAGCACCGCGGCGACGATCGGCCCCAGATAGGGCACGAAATTGCAGATGCTGACGATCCCGCCCCACATGAAAGGCGACGGCATCCCGAGCGCCCACAGCAACAGCGCGACGATCAGGCCAAGCACCGCGTTGATCATCGTGATCGTCGCCAGATAATCCGCCGTAGCATCGACGACATTCTGGATCACCCGCGCGGTCTGCATCGCCCCGTCGAAGCTCCCGCGGCGGCGAATCGTGCCGCGCCGCAGCCGCGTCCAGCCTGCGAGGAAGAAAAAGATCACGAGGACCGCAAAGAACAGCTGGATTGCCGCCGCGGGCGCCGAGGAGATGAAATAATCGACGACGGATGTGGGCGCGGTCGCCGCCACCGCCTGCGCGGTCGCCTCGGTGCCGGTCGCCACGGACATCAAGGTACGGTCGACGAATCGCTGGAGCGTCGAATAAAAATCGATCAGCGGCGCGAGATTGCTCTGGATGCGCGGAATCGATTCGGGAAGCCGCGCGAACCAGCCGGTCGCCGGCACGACGATGATCGCCAGCGCGGCGTTGATAATCGCAAGGAAGGCGGCAAGCGACAGAAAGGCGGCGAGCCCCGACGGCACGCCACGCCGCTCAAGCCATTCGAGCAGCGGCACGAGCGCGATCGCGATGACGATCGCTGCGGTAAGCGGCAGAAAAAACTCCGCGCCCGCCTGCAAAGCAAAGGGCAAACCGAGGCAGAAGCTGGCGCCGAGGATCAGCGCGAGCGCGGCGAGAAGCCGGTCGCGGCGAAAATCGTCGATCTCGATCTGGTGCAGCGGATTGACGCGCGGCGGCCGCACATCCTTGCTGCCCCTGTCGTCCGCCACCCGGGTCTCCCTTGTTAACCGCGTCTTCTTACGCGCGCTTCACGCGTCGCGCCAGTCGTCGCGTCGTGCGGCAAACCCGGGCAGAGCCTGTCGATCTGATGCAGACCTTTTCGTCCACGTTCGCACGCGCGACGCTGCTTCGTCGCTTAGCTCCTCGGAATGAGGAGCGTCATCAATCCGCAAACAACAACACCGGCGTCTCGATCAGCTTCTTCAGCGCCTGGACATAGCTCGCGGCGTCCCAGCCATCGACGACGCGGTGGTCGCAGCTGATCGACAGGTTCATCAGCTTGGCGCGGCGGATGTCGTCGCCGTCAAATACAGGCCGCTCGACGATCTTGTTCGGACCGATGATCGCAACTTCAGGCCGGTTGATGACCGGCGTCGTCGCGATGCCGCCGAGCGGACCCAATGATGTGACGGTCAGCGTGCCGCCTGTCAGTTCTTCGACCTTGGCCTTGCCGGTGCGGGCAGCTTCGGCGAGGCGCGTGATCTCGCTCGCGAGCTGCCAGACATTCTTGTCCTGCGCGTCGCGGATGACGGGGACCATCAGCCCGGCGTCGGTCTGCGTCGCCATGCCCAGATGCACCGCGCCGTGCCGCGTCACCACGCCCGCTTCGTCGTCATAGCGCGCGTTGATCATCGGAAACTGCGGGATGGTCCGGCAGATCGCGACGATCAGGAAGGGCAGCATGGTGAGCTTTGGACGGCCGCCGCGATTGGCGTTCAGATCGGCGCGCATCTCTTCGAGCGCGGTAACATCCATTTCGTCGACATAGGTGAAGTGGGGAATCGCGCGCTTTGCTGCGGCCATATTCTCCGCAATCTTTCGGCGCATCCCGATGACCTTGACGGGCTCATCGGCGCGCGCGCGGCTGGCACCGGGGGCGTGATAGCCCTGCCCGCCGCTGTAGCGAAGGAAGGCGTCGAGGTCCGAATGGCGGATGCGGTCTCCGTCGGTCTGGACTTGGCTGAGATCGACACCCAGATCCTTCGCGCGCGCGCGGACGGCGGGCGATGCCAGAACCGGCTTCCCAGGCGCCGTTTGCCCTGAGCTTGTTGAAGGGCTGTTCTTCTCTTCCGAAGGCAAGGACGGCGCTTCGACAAGCTCAGCACGAGCGGGTTCAGGGGTTGGCGCAACCCCCGCATCCGACACTTCCTCGGCTCCCGGCGTCTCGGCGACAATCTCTTCCTCGACCGGGGTATCGGCGGGCGGCGCATCGACTTCGCCGTCGCCATCCGCATCGGTCTCGATCACTGCGAGCGTCGATCCGATCGGGATCAGATCGCCGACCTCGCCTGCCAGTTCAATGACGACGCCCGAGACGGGCGATTCCATCTCGACGGTCGCCTTGTCGGTCATCATGTCGGCGAGCTGCGCGTCTTCCTCGACGCGCTCGCCGACCTTGACATGCCAGGCGACAATCTCGGCCTCGGCGATGCCTTCGCCAATGTCGGGCAGACGGAATGAATAACGGGCCATGGCGTCAGTCCTTCAAAATCTTGGAGAGCGCGGTCGCGATGCGCACCGGGCCGGGGAAATAGGCCCATTCAAGGCTGTGCGGATAAGGCGTGTCGAAGCCGGTGACGCGTTCGACCGGCGCCTCAAGATGATAGAAGCAGCGTTCCTGGACGAGCGCCGCGAGTTCGGCGCCAAAGCCCGACGTGCGCGTCGCTTCGTGGATGATCAGGCAGCGGCCGGTCTTCTTCACCGACGTTTCGATCGCGTCGATGTCGAGCGGCAGCAAGGTGCGCAAGTCGATGATTTCGGCATCGACGCCCATTTCCTCGACGATCGTCTTGGTCACATGCACCATCGTGCCATAGGCCAGGATCGTCAGCGCCTCGCCTTCGCGCACCGTTGCGGCCTTGCCCAGGTCGATACGGTAATAGCCCTCGGGGACCGCGCTCGCATCATGTTTCGACCAGGGCTCGACCGGACGGTCGTAATAGCCGCTGAACGGGCCGTTGTAGATGCGCTTGGGCTCGAGGAACACGACGGGGTCATTGTCCTCGATTGCTGCGATCAGCAGACCCTTGGCGTCATAAGGGTTCGACGGGATCACCGTCTTCACGCCGCAGATATGCGTCATGATGCTTTCGGGTGACTGGCTGTGCGTCTGGCCGCCGAAAATCCCACCGCCAAACGGCGTCCGCACCGTCATCGGGCAGATAAAATCGTTCGCGGAGCGATAGCGGAGCCGCGCGGCCTCGCTCACCAATTGGTCGAGCCCGGGATAAATATAGTCCGCAAACTGAATTTCGGGGACCGGACGCAGACCATAGGCGCCCATGCCCACCGCGACTCCGATGATACCGCATTCGTTGATCGGCGTGTCGAACACGCGCGTCTTGCCATGCTTTTTCTGCAGCCCCGCGGTCGCGCGGAACACGCCGCCGAAAAAGCCGACATCCTCGCCCATCACGACCGTGGCCGGGTCGCGTTCGAGCATGACGTCCATGGCGCTGTTGATCGCCTCGATCATGTTCATCACTTTGGTGTCTTCCGCCATTATTCGGGCTTCCAATCGGGGCCGAATTTGGCCTCTTGCTCGGCGAGCATCTGCGCGCATTGTTCCTTGAGGTGCCAGGGCATTTCCTCGAACACATCCTCGAACATCGTTTCGAACGGCTGGTGCATCCCGTGGCCGAGGATGCCGAGCTTTTCCGACTGTTTCTGCGTCGTCTTGACCAGTTCGTCGAGTTCCTTCGCCTGCGCTTCGTGGCGCTCGGCATCCCATTCGCCGAGCAGCTCCAGATGCTGGCGGAGCCGCGCGATCGGGTCGCCGAAAGGCCAGGCGCTCGCTTCCTGCGCGGCGCGATAGGCACCGGGATCGTCGGATGTGCTGTGTCCTTCGGCGCGATAGGTGAAGTGCTCGATCAAGGTCGGACCATTGTTCGTCCGGGCGCGGTCGGCGGCCCACTGCGTCGCCGCATAGACCGCGAGCGGGTCGTTGCCGTCGACGCGCAGCCCGGCAATCCCGTATCCGACTGCGCGGGCCGCAAAGGTCGTCCGCTCGCCACCAGCAAAGCCCGAAAAGCTCGAAATCGCCCACTGGTTATTGACGACGTTGAAAATGACCGGCGCGTTGTACACGGTCGCGAAGGTCAGCGCCGAGTGGAAGTCGCCCTCTGCCGACGAGCCCTCACCACACCACACCGCCGCAATGCGGGTGTCGCCCTTCGACGCCGACGCCATCGCCCAGCCCACCGCCTGCGGATATTGCGTCGCCAGATTGCCCGACACGCTGAAAAAACCATGTTCGGGCGCCGAATACATGATCGGCAGCTGCCGCCCCATCAGATGATCGCCGCGGTTCGAATAGATCTGGTTCATCATCTGGATCAGCGGATAGTCGCGCGCGATCAAAATGCCCTGCTGGCGATAGCTGGGGAAACACATGTCGGCGCGATCGATCGCCATGGTCGCGGCGATCGATGTCGCCTCCTCGCCCGTGCATTTCATATAGAAGCTGGTCTTCCCCTGCCGCTGGGCGCGGAACATTCGGTCGTCGAACGCCCGCGTCAGCATCATGTAACGCAGCATGGTGCGCAGCCGTTCGGGCGCCAGATTGGGATTCCACGGCCCCTTGGCCTGTCCGTCGAAATCGAGGACGCGGACAAGCCCATAGCATAGCTCGCGCATCGCATCGGGCTTGGTCGCTTCGCCGGGGCGCGGCGTCGCCTCGACCGCGGGAACCTCGATGTCGCCGAAGTCGGGCGTGTCTCCGGGGCGATAGCGCGGCTCGGGGATATGAAGCGACAGCGGCGGCAGGTTGCTCGCCGGGCGGCTGTCCGGTTCAGGCATATCTTCTTCCCTTCGTGCGCGAATCAGCGCCTAGTTATATTTCACGTTGACGACATTTTATTACGGTCAACATATGAATGCAACGGCGGCCATCAGACTGCCACAGGCGCGGAAATGGGCGCTTGCGGGGCATAATCCTCGACCGCGAAATCCTCGAACCGGTAATCGAAAATGCTGGGAGGACGGCGCAGGATATGCAGCTTCGGCTGCCCCTCCGGCACGCGCGCCAATTGCTGTTCGACCAATTCGGCGTGATTGAGATAGAGATGAACGTCGCCACCCGACCACACGACCTCGTGCGCATGAAGGCCGCACTGATCGGCGATCATCCGCGTCAGCAGCGCCGCTTCGAAAATATTGAACGCGAATCCCAGGCCGAGGTCGCACGACCTTTGGAACAACAGGCACGACAGCCCGCCATCGCTGCGAACGTGAAACTGATAGGTCATGTGGCACGGCGGCAACGCCATCCGGTCCAGATCGGCGACATTCCAGCCGGTAAAAATGTGCCGCCGCGACCCCGGATTGTTTTCGAGCGAATCGAT includes the following:
- the tkt gene encoding transketolase, which gives rise to MTMPERQLANAIRALAMDAVQAANSGHPGMPMGMADVATVLYSDYLKFDPSDPKWADRDRFVLSAGHGSMLAYATLHLAGYARPTIEDIRNFRQLHSPCAGHPENFELEGVETTTGPLGQGLATAVGMAIAERHLNALYSDDLVDHRTWVIAGDGCLMEGINHEAIGLAGHLGLGRLTVLWDDNKITIDGSTDLSTSEDIAARYAATGWHVESCDGHDPADIRRAIDSALADPRPSLIACRTIIGFGAPNKQGTSATHGAPLGADEIAAARTELGWTAEPFVIPADIASAWAAFGEKGKTLHAQWNYRLASSAKKKEFQDRLSGKVVPGDAFKAYLDGLVAEPPKVATRKASENTLGALTADIAALVGGSADLTGSNNTKTSSTKPLTKSDYSGRYIYYGIREFGMAAAMNGMALHGGIVPYGGTFLVFADYCRAAIRLSALQRQRVVYVMTHDSIGLGEDGPTHQPIEHLQSLRAMPNLLVMRPADAVETAECWALALAQTDRPSLLALTRQNLPPLRHDVAENLCSKGGYRLRGASASRKVVLVATGSEVSLAMDVAAKLEAAGHGADVVSMVSTELFDEQDAAYQENILPADTLIVSIEAGTTFGWERYTGRNGLRFGIDSFGASAPIEDLFKHFGLTADAITPQILARLSK
- a CDS encoding cell division protein ZapA, which encodes MADVKLTIAGRPYDVHCADGEEPQLIHLASVVDEKVRSMPGGTEVRQLLFAALMLADEAQEARGKAEKAEPQSDSLRAAVALAESREAAARDELKAAIAREQAALKELQSARDAASTAPAAANPSHSRALLQIADRIETLATKVEQLP
- a CDS encoding 5-formyltetrahydrofolate cyclo-ligase, with product MTDLSADLAQQKQKLRERLRFRRRHFAANLDGMAQFAAFRALPAPLVERLADHAVVGAYVALGDEPDVLPMFADLAAAGALALPHHAGRVAEMDFRRWRPGESLVKGPWGTQQPDGAAPPAQPHVIFCPLVVFDRQGGRLGQGGGHYDRYFAAHPAALRIGIGWSVQEIDECPRESTDIALDAILTEQELILCGDRL
- a CDS encoding DUF2842 domain-containing protein; this translates as MNDQPSNPQPSWRKPAGMFLILALIVGWTAIIVSLSPWVGDWPALVQAIFYLVAGIIWIAPLKPLLRWMELGTWRR
- a CDS encoding AI-2E family transporter, which encodes MRPPRVNPLHQIEIDDFRRDRLLAALALILGASFCLGLPFALQAGAEFFLPLTAAIVIAIALVPLLEWLERRGVPSGLAAFLSLAAFLAIINAALAIIVVPATGWFARLPESIPRIQSNLAPLIDFYSTLQRFVDRTLMSVATGTEATAQAVAATAPTSVVDYFISSAPAAAIQLFFAVLVIFFFLAGWTRLRRGTIRRRGSFDGAMQTARVIQNVVDATADYLATITMINAVLGLIVALLLWALGMPSPFMWGGIVSICNFVPYLGPIVAAVLLGLGGLMTFDAVGFALLPALIFTGVHLVEANLITPLVLGKRLTINPLLILVSLSFWGWVWGTPGALLAVPLLLILQTVLASTGTPDLAGFLFEHGTLTTTDEVRDRLNRAQEERDG